The window gttattaaaattaGTCAAcatttaaattggaaaaaaatagacaaaggcCTCTCTTGTGATCACATGTAATCTCACAAAATTGAAGAACAATGTCCTGACTACTGGATATGTCAGGGACAGACACATATACATACTAGCATATACCGCTGGGCTCAGCAGGAAACGTGTAAAAAATCATTGGCTACAATATGATATAGTCTTGTGATTTACTACACATCATTTGAGGCCTAACTTGTAAAAGCACACAGAATCGCATGTATTTTCATtagtgttttaattaaaaagttatTCATTTGCGATAAAAATGCATTAACACACATGGCAACAGGTGTGTGTTCATAAAGTTGGGTTAGTAAAGCTTATCTGTAGGTCACATTTTCGAGGACATGAAGCACAAGTCAAGCTGGTGGTTCTTGAAAAATCTATCCTGGGATGAAGGCGCAGGGCTGATGACGGGATTGAGCCCACTCACACACTGCTATACTGCCCCCAGGAGGACAAACACAGTAAGGCAACATGACAGGGATTCTTCAGGGACAAATGGACAAATCTCATCACCGATGGCACATACAAATAACTACTGCTCTCTTTTCAACAGTTACACTTAAAATTCCAAAACATGTTTAAGTGCAGAGTAGTTTAGTTAATGCTAGTCCAGGGTTAAAGTGCCGTACTCGAAAACTAcagaattgtaaaataaattgacACGCACTCATCTTCTGGAAGCAAACATTACCTTTACCACTTTCTGTACAACTTCTGCATTAAAAGGTTCATctgattttcaatttaaaaaaatttttttttttaaatgaaagaaagGGTGTGGGGGGGGATACCAAGTGTACCATTACTAGAATATCAGATGATGTTTATGAGACGACTTGGTCCACTCCTCAATGCTGAGACTGAATTATTAGCAGATTGGTGGAATGAGGCCACAAAGCTTCATAGACTTCTACTAGATTTCCGGttcacaaataataaaaatatcaacaaCGGCGTCATGTAAAATAAAGGACTGTAGGACATTTGGTCAGTACCAATGGGAATGAATCACATATTTGACTACATAGTTACTTTAGCTGTATTTGATTACGTTACATATGCTATTTATGTGCCAATACTTTGTTGGCCTAACATggcacttgtttgtttttccgaCCTATACTATTTCAACAAAAGTATTATTGGTATATTTTTCTTCACCAGGCCCCAAAAAGAACGATTTAAAGCGCACTAATGGATCTATATAACTCATCTAAATCTTAATGGAATTAAGAATTAGTTGAAGTCGCACTAAAGTCAGTCGTTTTCATTAAATGCCTATCAACTGAGGCTCGAATTAAAACTACATCATATACCTGAAATCAAACAGGACATGTCACCAAACCtctaaattttccttttttagaAATAGCTTGTTCCAGTGTGTATCCCTGACAAAGTGCAAACCCTCAGCTTCACGCCATGAGATAAGGTCGAGGTGGAGCAAGTGGAAGCGGCGTGCCCAAGCCATCCGACATCCGTGGCTTCGTCTCTTCCGTTCATCCGATGATCGCAGCGGAGTGGTTCAACACTGGCCAGTCGCACTTTGCCATCAAGAGATGATGCGAATCCCAAAGTTCTTTTTCAGCTGCTCCAGGAAGATGAACGTGAGCACTGTATGAGGAATCAAGCGGATCCCTGCCGGAACGAGGCCCTGAGACACAACGTAAGCAGAAAATGTTGGATGAAGTACAGCTTGGAGAGGAAAAAGTCAAGTAACAATACATTTGAGGCCggttattttgaaacaaaagtgTCACTACCTTATAAAATGCCAGGGGACCCAACTTGGCGGTTTCTTGTAAGCAATGTCGTACCCCCTGAAAGGAATCTGACACTGGTTAGATCAATTAAAGATTAAGGGATGACAATGAGGAATAAAAAGGAACTCACAGTGTACTCTCCTTTTGAGTTCATGAGTCTCGTCTTTAGAACATCAAGAGGCTGACAAAGGAACGTTGCGCAACCTCCCTGCATATAAAGTTCACGTTAATATAAAATAGCATATTCTCAGATGCACTTGTAGTCCATGGCGATCAAACATTTTGGTTAACTTGACACTTACAGCAATGAAGCTGGAGAGGAAGTGTGTGAACATGTTATCGCCCAGCATCCCCGTTCCCAACACAAGCTGCTTGGCCTGGTCGTAACATGCCAACTGAAGGGGGGAGAAAAGGTGAATTATGGTGAGATGAATAACTCAGCAATTTATTTGTCACCACGGTGAAGCCTCAATTGCAATGCAGACAGCCACATACTATAATTATCTTAGACCTCATAAACTCAAATAAATATCTCCCTCGCAAAATGAATAAAGTTTCTATCAATACACAGTATCTACCTTACCATTTATTTCATAATCATATTATAAAGGTATCATAAATATTGGTCTGAATGCTGAGAGATTTGATTGTACAGTTAGCAAGTGCTATATGATCTTCGACTGCATCCATGGCCTTGCCTCATATATTGTGCAGTAGGGATGGGCAATACTGATCAAATGTGTCACTAATACAATATTTAGCATGTATATGAATGTTTGACTCTCATTCACAATTATAAGTGGCATATCATATCAATCAGCATCTCATCTGtactgaaattaaataaaatactatatCTTCTTCCAAGGTAACTTGAATGCCTTTCAAAATCACGTTGCTGCTTAAAAGGGatgtcaacccaaacattttctttataatatgttctatgcaccccgctagtttaaaaatggcattttaatttatattgtgtttgtgaaatatgaattaagcagcaaaatccacctattttttaatcaatttcgaattttctgagtttggtcatgtgacgttcacaagctgaacCATGACTGTTTGTTAcctgaggcctgagcaactgtcatgtcattttcagtcgagagaaaatggcaaaatggccgcccgctgaggTGGATAAAATTAGGTGGATTTTTGCTGATTAATTGATATTCCACAATCGCAATATTAATTTAATCAGAATGCAGTGTTTAGACTActggggttgcatagaacatattttaaagaacatttgtgagttgacttccccttaaccccttcagactcacattttttctgctgggcattttttttaaatttactttttcttttttactgattttgacccttttcccacataagaacaacatgggggggggaaatggggggttatttatttcatgtttttattagcTACTAAGCAACCAACACCCTTGAACAATCAAGTCATGGTAAATTTAGAGCCGTCACTCTTTCGCATGAACACACACTATATAATGCACGCAAACATGCGTTAAGTAAGTGAAGCTCTTGCTGTATTACCACATTCATAActcattaatatttaaataaaaccagTCCAGCCACTTCTCAATTAATTTCAAATATTGATTTAACAATAATGCATTCATGTGCATTTAAAAGACTTCAGTTCAATTTAGTTACTGTTTTACAGATCAATACAGAACTGGCTTTACAATGtgccaaataaaacaattatttgtgaTTTGTTTGGAGTTTGAATTAGTTTAACAAATGCATACATTGGCCTGCAAGTACATTAACTGCTAACAATACTTGCCTGTCCCACAGTAACCAAGGCTCCTCTGCTGGACGCCATGGTTGCTCCTGAGAAAAGCTTCCTCACACCCTCTGCGGGATGGGTCAAAGGTCAGAAATGGCCAtgtattattttgaagttacaATACATGTTGCTGGTGTTACCTTCCCTGAAGACTCTGAAGAGCCCGTCGAAGGCATGTTTGTAGCTGATGGACGAAAACACGTTTAGGAGCGCCTTTTCCAGAGACGTTATGTGATTTCATACTTTGGTGATATTCTGCTTCACTTACTTTCTCCTCAGTTCTGCTGGTAGTTTCATATCATTTTGCATCCTGgatacaaaaatgcaaataaataaaaggaccAAACATTATTTTGAAGCTAAGTGCAATCATGGCATGTTACCTGACATTCACCATGTCTGCTGGCGTGCCAACAAAGCCCCCAGTAAAACCTATTCAAGTACATAGTTTATTGTTGAATATTGTTgcataaatgtgtgtgcgtgtgtgtccgtGCACGCACCTCCAAAAGCTCCCAACAAGACTTTTTGGTAGAAAGGCATGGGGCCCTGGCTTTTGTTTCCAAGCACGTCCCTTACAGTCTCGTAGATGGCAAATCTGGTCAGCGAATAAGACATCTGAAGAGGAAAAGAAATGAAAGCTTTGAGCTAAAACAAGaacttttgtacttttttctaTTAAGATACAATCCCCAAAAATTGAAAGAGGTACATGGAGGACATAAGGCGGATGATTATATTTAATCAATTGATTTTCTATAAATTTACGTTAAAATTGTTTTACAATATGAAGTATAGAATTTAAGAATTTGAGTGaaagtgaaatgttttatttgctgAACAAATACCTTCTGGCTGGGAATGACTCTAGAAAAACTGTCAAAAGACTGTAGGAAGTAGCGTTAATTTGAAATTTGTAAATTCTGCAAAATCCATAGATCAGTGATTCCCAACTAATACACAGTGACAAATTAGTTTGCAATTAAAGACCATCAGGTGTTAAAGCAATTTCACTAGATAGCGCAAGCTACATAATCGATCTGTCTAGCAAGCCACttcttgtgaaaaaaattgaaaacagtGCAATAAAGGTTAGGAAACACTGATCGTTGCCATCCAAATCCATTGTAAATTTAAAGCATGATATTTGCATATGTTGAGAATATGAAtaatttgggacttttttttctttacaagctgtttgccactttattattTGGCTAGCAGGTAGCGATTCAACATCTAAAAATTTACTTAGATCTCAAAATCTGGCAAAGATATGAATAACTTAACTTAGCTGTAAAAATAGGAtaattttagccaagcaagcTACAATACTGTTTAAAAGTACCTATAAAAGATAACtcaaatatacattatatattctttatttatataagaATTCTCATACATAAAGATACAACTCAAAATGATGTGCAATTATACAACATAAAAAGGAAACTACGTTTGAGGGATGTGATGCATGATCCTAAGTGTTTAGAATTCATGGTTGAGTTGCTGTAATTGACCATTTTAGCTTGTGCAAGTGCGCTAATGAAGTAGCTGCTAAGTGAGTGGACGTTAATTAAACTCAGTTTGATTCAACAAGACACCAAGGAAACAGTTACCCATAACATGCACATACTGTACCTGTCTGCAAAGTGAAGCCGAGAGGCCGTTGTAAAGCGCGAGCACCCCGTTGTTCTTCACCACATGAACAGCCATGCCAAACATCCTCTTCTTCACCTCCTGCTGTGTTTGGAGGTGCACCTGCAAACAACACGTACAGCATGATGGAgttgaatgtaaatatttatcACCATCATGTCTCCACTTCCCTCCCTGAAAAATTCAGCTTTGGTTGCTTGATGGCCCTTTTTTAATTTCCTGAGGGTTATCGAGgactttgtttgtattttatgaCTTTTGAAAGTGAACTTTGGTGAAACAAAAGGCAGAATAATCAAATAGTCGATTAAATGATCATTAGTATTGTCTAGTGCAGTGATTATTAAACCTAAGTTTAGCTaaatagctagttgtgctggactaaaattgctcaagttaggacgctgactcccattAGTCAACTCTATATTTAAAGAGCACTTTTAAACAACCACCCCTGTTTTCTTAATATGAACCcaagggcagcagatacaatgaaaacagcagaggccccaaaattgaaccctgtggaacaccatacattccgttatacatgtgaattcatattgcacatattcatccgaccactttatttttttgcatgacaTAGTTagcatgaagggattacaataataaagaaatcacacgacatCCCATCAAACAGACACAAGTCAActactgagtgcaccaaattcccCTGCAGCaaagataggccaagcaatgtagcatgatcacctgcagccaataaAGGCCAAgcgtatcatcacaaatcaaatgAGTCGGgcgtgtgtcttgacctccgctgaacccctgagactgtCTCACCAAACCCCTGGGATTCgattgaacccaggttaagaaccactggtttagTGTGTGAAATGAGCAGGGTATTTTAGTATTGGTTAATACAATGGTAAAATGTTTATTCTTGATATGAAGATATCAATATGCAAAACGCATGTCCCATAGTGTCCCAAAATTATAAGCATTTTAAATTAATGCACAAATTTCCCCAtttattaaccattttctaGTTTATAAACACAAGTTTTATGATAATGTTTTATCCATCCCAAAAAATATCAGACGCCATGGAGCTTTCAAAGAACACAATCCATTTGACACTATGAAAAAACTAGCTTTCGTAAAAGAGAATGTTGTGACAGCTTTGCAGTAACATAACACACTTTTCTAAACTGAAGGTGTCAGCAATTTCACAATGCGGCCTTTGGCCTCTGCTCGAACAAGAATTTCTGGTTGAAGGCCTCTGAAACTTTAAAGCAATACAgttttattgaaatgttttatgaaAAATGTGCACCCACCATACAATTATTTGGTCACCTACATGAGGTCTAACTCTAAAACACATGTTTAATTTTTAAGTCAGATGCAAATGACAACCCACTAAATCTTTACCACTGGAAGGTGCAGGTTCAGTAATTGCAGAAAGATGGGTAAAAGTGAGTGGAAACACTGAAAAATGCCTCGTTTCTTaatacgggggggggggggggtgtgagtGTGCCAGTATGTCACATTCATTCATGAATGGTAAGACACAGCATGTGGTGTGTATTCCACTCAAGATTTAAATGTCATTCAAATTTACTTTGAGCATCTGAGACACATTACTCTCATGGGCTGTAACTCAAATTGTCTCCCAAATTTATACCAACTGAAACGCAGTCTCTTAACCATACTTCATTGGGTCACAAATGGAGCAACAGGAACGCTTGCAGAACAGAGACACCAGAGAAAACTTCCTGTTACTTTTACTCTACAACTACTCATTTTTTCAGGAAGATTCCCTTCAACAGGCTGCATGAAGCCGCTGTCTCTTTAAAAGTACCCCCTCCTCACAACAAGGCCACTGTCCTATGATTGGTTTTCAGGAGTTGGCAAAGTGAAAAAAGCCTCCCTGTACTTTAGAGGAATGccggaaaaaaaagatggccagGGGCTATACAAGTAAAAGATGACGTAGcagtttttgggtttttttgtaaCTTGTTCTTCTGCCTCTCCCAGTCACAATGTGCAATGTGAATGCCTCCATAAAACAAAGTGAATAGCAATGTGCAATaggtgacaaaaaataaaaaacaaaaacattactcacacgaagttgttgaaaaaaattataaattagcTTACACAATCTCTTCATGGGGCTTCCAAAATACATACAAGTGATCATGAGAGaaagcatttttctttctttttttaaacaggccTTCTGTCAATAATTACACACCACATGATTCCCCTAAGGTCCATCCAGTTAGTTGTCAAGGTCATGTGACGCAGCTTTGCAAAATTTGGGCCAATTTACCACGAGTAATGACTCAAATGCCCATACATACTTTTACAACAAGGTGCAGTTTTGAATGACTGACAGAagtattaattttacattatgttttttaaattattattagtatttttggGTGTGGTGGTAGTTTGCATTCATGAACAGGCACACCAATTCACAAAATGAGATGTTTCTAATATTGCTGTGTCAAGTAACAAACAGCAGTAAAGATATAAACCACTCAGTATAATGCAAACCACAATCACAAAATCAATACTTACATGACTGTCAATCACACCTGCATGattattgtggtttgttttttatatagcTTTTGTATTGAGTCTCGCTCAATATAATTAATTACTAGAcccacaattatatatatattttttaaatgttcattgatgtgatagattttttttttgcatattattgaaattaacagATTTTGAatgaatatcaaaataaaatctacatGGACAACATAATCAACTGATTAATAGATTACATTACAGTTGCAGAGCCCTATAATTAATCAAATCCATACTTCTTACAGTACATATTCAGACTCAGACTGCATTATGTTGGCAAACGTAGATTTGTCTTCCCACAGGTATACTTAATAATTTATGATGAGAAAACAATAATTTTGAGACTGACAGTCTGCcattatcattattttgttgttgttattatgacCACCTGCACTACAGCACGTTCGTCCTATATCTTTCCATTTGCACGATGACAGTAACTACAGACACTAAACACAGGGATCGCTATCCACACTTTGAAAATCAAATGAGTCTACAATATATTGAATAGAGAGTGTGCAGTAAATCAAGAGTGTTGTTGCAGTATGTTTGGGCCTGCGCCCCTCGACAACTGGGAAGATGGGGTCACAACCCCTCACCTTGAGGAGATCCAGAGGATGCGTGCAGCAGGCGGCTCCGCAGGACGCCAAGCCGCCGAAATACCACCGCGACATCCGTTTCTCGGTCATGGCTGCGTCCTGAACAGTCGCGCGGTGCAGCTACAGCGGTATCCGCCTTCGTTGCTTCCCGGTCTGCTCTCGCACAGTAGTAGTAATGGTAGTAGTCGCGCGTCCACGGACCCACCGATTACcttgttaatgttcaaacattccAGTAAGAAGCGTGCACTTTGACTCCAGATGTACCATGCGCACTCCCGTCACATATTTATTGAGACTAAGCGCGAGCGTGCATGCGTGCACGGTACGTGTCACAAATGTGCAGCGGTCCAGGAAGCAGCTGAAATGGAGAGAAGGGGAGCAGCCAATTGACTGCGTGAACGACGGAGCTGCCTACCCGCCCCTCGACATTTGTGCCAAAGACCTCGCTGGTCACACACGCACCCGCGCACACAAGCTAGCGACACTTTTAACACACTCTCTTGGCTCTTAAAGAGACATGTACCAGGAGCTTGTCGTGAGCCTCAATTTGTGTACGGTGTCTCTTTAAGAGGACTGCTCAAGCCATACATCCAGCAACACGTGTGGTTATATTGTGCTCTGCATTGTTGAGAGAGATGTTACACCTATAGTCGCATGCCGGGCATCCTTAAATAGAATGACTTTATGACTTAGTGTAAAAATGGCCTTCGTGTAGTAAAAGTATCAAGTTAGTAGTAAAAGTTCAATTTATATTCACACTGCCTGTGCATTCCAGGGGCGCAGCTATCGGCCACCCCTCACTCTTTGGCCAACCCACTGGAGATTATGGTACATGAATGTGTTCGTATACCACTTGATACTATGCCACAAGTCATTTATAATAACTGCATATCTAAAGAACAAGTTAACCACCAATTTGAATTCAAACTGTAAACGAATCAGTCTTCAGTATAAAAGCATTTCATTTTTGCAGTCATTGtcaatgaaaatatttactttgctACCATACCATAGTAAGCAAACATGACCAAGAAGTCATTGTTTATCATACAAAATCAAGTCAcagtttaattaaacaaaatgtacaaatatagAACCTTGGCCAACACA of the Vanacampus margaritifer isolate UIUO_Vmar chromosome 7, RoL_Vmar_1.0, whole genome shotgun sequence genome contains:
- the slc25a10b gene encoding mitochondrial dicarboxylate carrier, encoding MTEKRMSRWYFGGLASCGAACCTHPLDLLKVHLQTQQEVKKRMFGMAVHVVKNNGVLALYNGLSASLCRQMSYSLTRFAIYETVRDVLGNKSQGPMPFYQKVLLGAFGGFTGGFVGTPADMVNVRMQNDMKLPAELRRNYKHAFDGLFRVFREEGVRKLFSGATMASSRGALVTVGQLACYDQAKQLVLGTGMLGDNMFTHFLSSFIAGGCATFLCQPLDVLKTRLMNSKGEYTGVRHCLQETAKLGPLAFYKGLVPAGIRLIPHTVLTFIFLEQLKKNFGIRIIS